The following DNA comes from Acholeplasma equirhinis.
CTCACAGTTAAGTGTTAAGTTACCTAAAACAGTTAAATCTGTTGAAGAAAATTCATTTAGTTTCTTTGGCTCAAAACTTAGCATGAAGATTCATAAAGGGTTACTTTATGCAGAAGATACATTCATAATGAGTGAAATGCAAAAGCAAAATATACCCGTTAATCCAATTCCATTATTAAACGTTGGTTTTGCAGAAGGCTCTTATGATCCAGAGACAAAAACACTTTCATTTGATGAGGAAGGTAGTTTAGACCTAGATTTAACAAATTTACCAAGAAGTGATATTTATGGTATGCATGTTAAAGCATACACAGTGAATGGTGAAACATTCTATACAGTACGTGCTTTTAGCCGCGATACAATCGTCGGTCAAATAACAATAAAAGTAATTCTTCCAGTAAGTTCCGGAAGTTGAATAAAGATAAAAGGAGAAAAGAAAATGAAAAAAATAATGTTACTTATGTTAACCCTAGTATCAATGTTCGTTCTTGCTGCTTGTGGTGACACATTAGAAAATGTAGATTCAATTAGTTTAAATGGAACACTCCAAGCTGAGTATACTTTAAATCAAGAAGTAAGATTAGATGACTTTACAATTACTGCGTTTATTAATGGTATTGGTGGTACACCAATTTCACTTAATAATTCAGAAATCTCTGTAACAAATGCAACTAAAGTAGGTAATACATATTTCCTAAATACAGCTGCAGTTGGTACATTTACTTTCAAAGTTGAATATAAGGGGTTCAAAGTTGAAATCGAATATACAGTGGTTAACCCAGCTGCTTGGGATGGTGAATTAGCAGTTGAACCTGCTAAAGATGGTGATACATTCCTTGTTGCATCAGCTGCAAACTATAAATGGATTGTTGATGAAAGTAATAAAGCTGTTGATCCATTAAAACCTGCATCAATCAGATTAACTGCAGATATCGACTTTAATGGTAAATCAATCAACAGAATTCAAATGGTAGCACAAGGCTTTGAATTTGATGGTGACAATCACAGCATGTTAAATTTACCAGAAGATTTCAGAGGTATCGTTAACTATCTTGATTTAAGTCACGAAGAAGGTAAGGCTGTTACATTTAAAGATGTGAAAATTTTAAATGTTAACTTAATCAACACATTCGCAACAGGTTTATTAGCTTATGGTCCTCGTTCTGATGCAAACGGTTATGCATTAACTAAAGGTATTATTAATGTTGTTAATGTTGAAATTACTGGTAAAGCTGTACTTTTAGGTACAATCAACTCATTAATGTTCGGTTACATCCAATCTGCAACAGATTCTACAAGAACAATTATCAATGTAACTAACTCTAAGATGGCAGTAACATTAACTTCAAGTGCTGAAAATGTTGGTTTATTTGTAGGTCATGGACAAGCATTATTAAAACTTGATCAATCAACTAAGACTTATGTTGATGCTAACTCACAAGTAGTTATGCATACAGACAGTTCTAATAGACGTTTCTATCATGGTAATAGTAACGGTGAACACGTTGTATTAGTGAATGATGGTGTTGAAACTAGCTTATCTGCAGAAAATAAATCTAAATTATCATTAACATTAACTCAATCAGAATTACCAGCATTAGAATTTGGTGATAACATCTCATTTAAGAAAGTTAATGGTTCAGTTAAGACATTAGTTACTATTCAATATTCATTAAAGTTTGGTGGCTATACTAGAATTATGCGCGATATCGTTGACTCATCAACATTCGCAGTAAATTCTGATGTTGTTTCTGTTTTAAAGAAACTTCGCATTACTCAAGATCCATCATTAGAAAATAATGCTGCATACTATTATGTGAGAGAAACTGCAGAACAATACAATGCAGGTATTGGTGACAGTGCAACTATTACTGTTCTTCAATTAGATGCAAACAATAATGTTGTTTCATTACAAATTCAAACATACAACCCTAATACAGCATTATCATAAAATTTAAAAGGAGAACAATATGACAAAAGCACTAAAAAAAGGGTTCACTTTAGTAGAACTCATCGTAGTAATTGCAATCATTGCAATTCTATCAACAGTATCAATTGTTGGTTATAATGTCTTTGTAGACAATGCTAACAGATCAAAAGCTGAGCAAGAACTTGCACAAGTCGAATCAGTGTTAAGAGCATCAGCAATTTCTGGATTAGATGCAGCTGATGCAGTTGATGCTGAATTAAATGTTGAATTAAAATTAGTAAACAATGTTTTAACATTAGTATTCAGTAGTGAAGTCGGAGATATTGCTATTGAAGCTGACCAATTAGCAACAATGAATGCATTATTAGATTTAATTCTTGCACAAGTTGACTTATCAAATTATGCATTAAGTATTATTCCTGGTTTAGACGTAGTTTATTCATATGGGGATGTGCTTTCATTAGATTCTAGTATCGTCGTTGATTTTGCTGCATAAACTTAATTAAAAAAGAGTTAAAAGAGGGTGGATTCTCTTGAATACCCCCTCTTTTTTAACTCATTTTATGTATTTTAAAGTAAAATAAAATTAAAGAATTTTATTTATTATATAGGTGGATATGAAAAAAGCTTTTACTTTAATTGAACTTGTAGTTTCAATTGCTGTTACAAGTATTGTCTTGTTAACAGTTTTCAGCATAACAACATATACATCTTCAATTCTACTTAATCATCAAATTCAAGAAGCAACTTTTGATGAATTGTATTTAATTGATAAATACATTGAAAATTATATTGATCAAGCGACAAGTGTTGAAGTTATTGACGAATCACTTGTTATTGATGGTACAATCAACATTTCTTTTGATCAAGCTAATTTAAAATTGATCAGGAATTCAATATTTATTCTAGAAACGAAGTACATTCAAAATATTGAATTTAGTAAAGATGAATCACTTATTACAGTCTTACTATGGATAAGTGAATCAGATTACATGACATTGCATTACTATAAAGTTTAAAAAAGTAGGGATTAACTTGAAAAAACAAATCATACTATACATGACAAAAGATAAAATTCAATATTTAATTTCTAATGAATCTGATTTAAGAGTCAGTGAATTTTTTGATTATGCAACTTTGAAAGAGAAGCTAAAAGAAGAAATTAAAGAGATAAAAGAATTTAATTCAGATATTCATGTATTTTTAGATTCAAGTCTCGCATTAAATCATACCTTTAATCTGCCAAGAATGTCTCAGTTTAAAGCCAATACTTTAACTTATAAAGAGTTAAAACTTATGTATGCGAATTATTCAAACTACATCGTTAATTTAACAACTAAAGTAAATGCTAAAAAGTATTTAACTATTTATGCTGACCTAATTTCAAAAGACCATGTTCACTTCATACAAAGTATCTCTAAAGAATTAAAACTTGGTAAAGTGAAAATTTATTTAGTTAAAGATATTCATTTCAATCTATTTGGAAGTGAATCAAACATTGTCTTACTAAATGATGAATTAGGAAAATTCAATTTACATATGTACCATAAAGGTGAATATCAAATGTTGCCATTTGATAGATTTGATGAAATCAGTTTTATGAGAAACCTTGATACACTTTATGCATATTTTAAACTTTTAAAAGAAGAATCTTTGAACTTTAAATTTATGCTTTTAAGTGATGATCAATCATTAATTGATAAACACGAATTCTTAAATAACCTTAACTTTGAGAAAGTTTCACACGAAACCTTAAGAAGACAAATGATTCAAAGTTATACCAAAGTAAAAGGATTTTAGGTTATGACTAAAAGAGGTTTTACTATACTCGAAGTTGTGGTTTCAGTAGCTATTATCTCAACAATCTTTTTGAGTATTTTAATTCTGCTGTCTTTAGTCAGCAATTATCAGTTAAAAAAAGAAGATGCTTGGAAAACTCATCGTCTAATTGAAAATATACATGCGTTATATTTAGCTGATCCAACTTATTTTGATATTGGTGAAAACACAATTTACTTTAACGAAAATTTTATTCTAGTTGTAGATGAAAAAGATGCATATTTTACAGTAACTTATACATTAGAGTTTTTAAATGACATTTATGAATTGGAAATTCATGATCTTCATACGAAAGTATATACATATAAATCAATAATTAACCTTGGAAAGTGGGTGGTATCATGAAAACCCCATCTAACAAAGGTATGATTCTTGGTATCACAGCTGTTACGATGCTTGTTGTTTCTTTATTAGTTATTGTTGTGTTTTCAATTATTATGTCTAAATATGCTTTCTATGAAACCAGAAATCAAGAAATTGAAAATAAGCTTAAACTTCAAACCTATGCTCAAGAAGTATACGTTGAACTTTACCAGGATATCTTAATTCCAGATGTACAAGTTACTTATTATGTAGAAGCACTTGATCAAAATATCAATATTGAAATCAATGATGGTTATTTATATGAAATCGTATTTGAAGGATTTAAAATTGAAGTCAAAGTTTCGACTACAGGTGTAGTCGAAGAATGGATTATGACACCATGGGAGTTTTAATATTTATCCTTGGCATCTTAATTGGCAGTTTCCTAAATGCATTTATCTACCGTATACCTAGAGGTATTAAAATTTCAACAGGTAGATCTCAATGTACACATTGCCATAAAGAACTTAAATGGTATGAACTCGTACCAGTTTTTAGTTATATATTTTTAAGAGGTAAATGTTCTGGTTGTGGTGAAAAGATTTCAATTCTTTATCCGATAACAGAACTTTTGACTGGAGTGTTATATTTATTTACTCATTTAATATTTGGATTCCAAATAGAATTCTTTATTTATGTTTTAACAATTACTGTAATGATTCCAATTATAAGAATTGATTATGAACATAAATATATTCCAGATAGATTAAATCTTTCCATTTTAGTATTAGGTCTAATATATACAATTCATCAAGCATTTACAGATTTAAACATTCTATGGATAAATGGACTAGGGTTTTTAATTGGTGCTTTAATCATATTTATAGTGAGATGGATTGGACAACAGATTTATAAAAGAGAAGCGATGGGTTTTGGTGATTTAAAACTCTTAGCTGCACTTGGAATGCTCATTGGTTGGCAAGGTGTTATCTTTACATTCTTAATTGGATGCATTATTGCATCAATTATAGAAGTAACTTTAATTGCAGTTAAAGTAAAACAAAGAGATAGTGAAATTGCATTTGGTCCATATTTAGTATATGCTGCAATCATTTATATGTTCTTTGGTGAAACACTTATTAATTTCTATATGGATTTATTAGGAGGTGTGCTCTATGCCGTATTACACTTATAAAGCACAGGATCTCTCAGGTAAGCAATTTAAAGGTGAAACGGATGCTTTCGATGAGAATGACTTAAAGGTTAAACTCAAGAAACAAAATCTACATTTAGTTGACTTTAAATTGAAAGTGAATAAAGGACCAAATATGTTCTTACAAGTGAGTTCAACTCCTTCTAAAAATGAAGTTGTTTTATTCATTCGTCAATTATCTATTATGGTTTCTGCAGGTATTTCTGTTGAAGATGCAGTTAAGACAATTAACAATCAAACAAAATCTGGTGCATTAAAAAACATTTTAATTAAAGTTGAAGAAGAACTATATAAAGGCTCACTGTTTAGTGAAGCACTTGCTAAGTTTCCAAAAGTTTTCCCAGCCTACTTTAGAAATATGATTTATATTGGTGAGGTTTCAGGTCAATTACCTAAAGTATTAATTAAAGCAGCTGACTTTTATGAAAGAGATGCTAAGTTAAAAAGAAAAGCATCCACTGCAATTGTCTATCCAGCTTTCTTATTTGTTGCCATAATTGCAGTATTTATATTCTTAATTACATTTATCGTTCCATCATTTGAAACAACACTTACGCAAATGAATGCGGAACTCCCTGCAATCACACGATTTGTTCTGGACTTATCTCATTTCTTAACAAGAAACTGGGTTTATTTATTAGGTGGATTTATTATCCTAATAGCATTGATCTTCATATGGTTTAAAACTAAATCTGGTAAATACGTCAAAGACTGGCTAAAGTTAAATATACCAGTTATAAAGAAGGTAAATTTCTATTTAATAACAACTCGTTTTTCTAAGGGTTTATCTGTGTTAGTTTCCAGTGGATTAAACGTCATGGATTCAATTGGTATTATTGGTAAATTAATGGATAATGTTGTCTTTGAAGCCAAATTCCAATATGTTATTGATGAAATTAAACGTGGTAAAAAGATTCACCGTTCAATTGAACATATATCATTTTTCCCACCAATGTTAATTGAAATGATTAACGTTGGTGAATCAACAGGTAACTTAGATGAAGTTCTAGATATTACATCTCTTTATTATGATGAAGTACTAGAAACAACAATCAGTAAGGCAACTCAACTGTTAGAACCAACGATGGTTGTATTTGCTGGTGGTTTAGTTGGATTTGTTATTCTATCGATCTTCTTACCAATGATTTCAATGATGAGTAGTATTTAAGGTGGTGACTATATGTATATAAATGAAGTATTTTATCAATTCTTAATCGAAAAGAATCCAAAAGCTGATCAAGTAAAACTTAAAAATTTACTAGCTGAAGCAAATGCTAAAGTTGCATACCTTTATCAATATCTCATAAACCAAAAGGTTTATAGAGAAGATGAAATGTATGAACTATTAAGTGTCTTTTATCAACTACCCTTAAGTGAGGTTGGCTCTTTATCTATTGAAGATGCAGTAATCTCTGCTGCACCACTTTATTTCTTAAAAGAATTAAATATTTTACCGTTTAAGAATAAAGACGGTAAATTATCAACTGCTCTTTCAGAACCGCATAATCTAGTAAAAACAAACCAATTAAAAGCTTATTACAATTTACCTCTAGAGATTGTACTAGTCACACCAACAAACTTAACAACACTCTTTGAGTACATTGAAAATAAACAACGTAAAAAAGAAGTGTTAGGTAGTGAAGTTTCAAAAGAAGTTAAGGATGATGAAATTGATGAAATCATTCTTGCAAACTCACCTGCGGTAAAACTTGCAGATTCTCTATTAAGAGAAGCTGTTGCATCTAATGTTTCAGATATCCATATTGAACCATTTGAAGAGTATGTCACTGTCAGATTTAGAATCGATGGTCACTTGGTTGAAAATACGAAACTACCTAAACCAATCTTTCAACAACTGCTTGCAAGATTTAAAATTATTGCAAACCTAAATATTGCAGAACGACGCATTCCACAAGATGGTAAACTTCAATTAACTATTAATGAGAAAGATTTTGATTTCCGTATTTCAACAATTCCAACCATTCATGGAGAAAAGATTGTTATCCGTGTTTATAACATGGAGATGAATAGTTTATCACTTGAATCCTTAGGCTTCTTTAAAGACCAATTTGAATCAGTTAAACGCATGATTGAAAAACCATACGGCATTGTTTTAGTTACAGGACCAACAGGTTCTGGTAAAACAACAACACTCTATTCATTCTTAAAAGAATTAAATAGAGAAGATGTCAACATTACAACAGTTGAAGATCCTGTTGAAAACCAATTAAAAGGCATTAACCAAATCCAAATTAATCCAAAGGCTAATTTAACGTTTTCTAGTGCCTTACGAGCGATATTACGTCAAGACCCTAACATTATCATGATCGGGGAGATTCGTGATGAAGAAACTGCACAAATGGCTATTCGTGCAGCAATCACAGGACACTTAGTCTTTTCAACACTACATACAAACGATGCAGTTGGTGCCATCACACGTTTAATGGATATGGGTGTTCCAAGATATTTACTAGCAGACGCAATCAGTGGAGCGATTGCTCAACGCCTTGCAAGAAAACTTTGTCCACATTGTAAAGAAAAGGTTAAGGTTACTGCAGGAGAAGCAGAACGTCTTGGCGTAAGTAAATATACTTATATTTATAAACCTATTGGATGTAGTGAATGTTTCAATACGGGTTATAGAGGTCGTAAAGCTGTCTTTGAAGTTATTAATTTTGATAACAAATTAAAGAAATTAATTGAAAACCAGGATGTTAATACAGAAGACATTAGAGAAAATGTTATTAACTCTAAAGTTACATTCTTAAAAGATAACTTTAAACAATTAGTTATTGATGGAGTAACAAGTATTGAAGAATATGATTCATTAGTAAATTATGATTAAAGATAAATCCCCACTTTAAATGGGGATTTTTTGTTTTTAATTGAGTAAACCTAATTTGGTAGAAAATAGTAAATTAAATCAAATTTGGTTTAATACTTATTGTGTAATCAATTGATTATAGATTGTAATCATTCTTTTTAATTCATTAATATAAGAGAAGTCTTTGTGGAAGTAGATATTGATTTGTCTTGTCATATCTATTCCATCGATATTGATCAGTTTAAATCTGTTTTTCTTTATTTCACGAATACATGATTTTCTTGCAAGAATAGAAGTGCCAAAATTATCTCTTACTAAGTCTTTAATAACTTCAACGTTATCAAGTTCCAGGATAACGTTGAAATCACTGATTTCCATAAATTTAGTTTTTAAATGAGATTCAAATAATAATCTTGTATCAGATGTCTTAGATCTTAAGATAAGTTTTTCTTTGGATAGTTTTTGAAGTGATACACTTTCTTCTTTAGATAATGGATTATCATTAGCAACAGCAACAGCTAATGAATCATTATCTAAAGTAATGAAATCAAAGTTCTTATCGTTAATATTACCGGTAATAATAATTAAATCGACCTCATAAGTTTTCATCTTTTGATACAGGTTTTTAACTGAGTCAGATATCAATCTGACATGGAATGCATTATTTTCGGCTGTATATTGTGCAATAGCTTTCGCAATAATATTGGATTCTAATGTGTGTGTCACACCAACGGTTAAAGTTTGTTGGAAATTGACATTCTTCTTCATCCCATCAAATGTTGATTGTAGATTTAACGTCAATTGATCAATTCTTTTAGCATAACGAAGTAGGAGTTCACCTTCTGGTGTTAACTCCAACTTCTTTTTTCTTTTATCAAAAATTGTAATTCTAAAGTCTTGTTCGAGCGATTTAATTTGTTGGCTAACGGCAGGTTGGGTTAAAGCTAAAATATCTGAGGCTTTTGTAAAACTACCCTCTTCACATACAGCAATTAAAGTTTTTAATTTAATATCCATAGGAGTTCCTTTCTACTATAAGAAAAACTTATATATAGCAAATAAAACATTATTTTACTTTATTATACAACGGGTTTATAATGTTGTCATGATAAAGGTAAAAAATATTTTAGAAGGCACCTAGATTAAGGTTTTAACCCCACATTTTAATGAAATTACCTTATCTAAAGTGGGAGGTAACCATTATGAGAAAGATCATAATAGAAAGTCAACATGAATTTAATTTAACTGCATATCCAGAATTCCTTTTTTTATTAAAGAATAGTGCAAAACAAATAGAAAATGGGAAAAAAGATCATTTGTTTTATGAACTTTTTGAAATGACTTTAAATATTAACGGGGATGATTTAAGAATCGAGATTGATGAAAAGAAGAATGATTCAGAGTTATTAAAAACTTTATCTACATATATTTACTTACATGGCAGTATGGAAGTTACGTATAAAACTAAAAATCATCATGGATTCTTAAGTTTATTTGAAAAGAAAAATGAAGTTACAACAGAAGTTAAATTTATTGAACTTTATAAGTTTATGAAGAAGTTACCAGATAATTTACTTTATGAACACAGATTAAGAGAAATCATTTTGAAATATTTAAATGCAGTTGAAATTAATGATGAACAATTAGTTAATCTATTTGAAATCATGTATGCTGCAAGATTCTTTGATTTAAACAGAACAAACTTAGAAGACATGGAAGTCTTTAAACTTATATTAAATTGCTAAGAGAGGGTAAGCACTTATGAACATCTACGAATTACTAGGCGTTGAATCTTCAGTCGCCATTACAATTATATCTATCGGTCTTATGTTATTCTTAGGTTTCTTAATGACTAGAGTCACTAAGAAACTTAGACTTCCAAATGTCACTGCATATATCGTCACTGGGATTTTAATTGGACCTTATGTCTTAAACCTGATTCCAAGAGAAGTTGTTACTGGAATGGACTTCCTTGCAGATATTGCGCTTGCATTCATTGCATTCTCAACGGGTGAATTCTTCAAATTCGCAGTCTTGAAAAAGAATGGAATGAAAGTTGTGATTATTACTTTATTTGAGTCATTACTCGCAAGTATCTTAATCTTTGTTGTAACATTCTTTTTCTTAAAAATGAATTTAGCATTCTCAATCGTACTTGCAGCACTTGCAGCTGCAACAGCACCTGCATCAACAGTTATGACAATTCGTCAAACTGGTGCTAAAGGAGACTTCGTTGATACTTTAATTCAAGTTGTTGCACTGGATGATGTTGTTGGACTTGTTGCGTATTCAATTGCAATCTCAATCGCAGTAGCAAGCCAAAGTGGAGGGGCTATCTCAATTGTTGAAATTGGGTTACCAATCCTACAAAATCTTGCAATGGTCGTTGTTGGTGGATTATTTGGATATATCCTCAAATTCTTATTAACATCAAAAAGAAGTAAAGATAATAAATTAATTATTACACTTGCATTTATCTTCCTATTCTGTGGTATTGCAGCAATCTTTGATATTTCACCACTTTTAGGTTGTATGGCAATGGGTACTGTATATATTAATGTTACAGATGATGATAAACTCTTTAAAACAATGAATTACTTTGCACCACCAATTCTCTTACTATTCTTTGTAAGATCTGGTGTAAACTTTAATTTAAGTGCTTTAGTAAATACATCAACATTTGCAGGTACTGTTCCATTAATTGTTATTGGTATTGTATACTTTATTGTTAGAATTATAGGTAAATACTTTGGAGCTTATACTGGAGCTGCAATTGCTGGTAAGTCTAAAGAAGTTAAAAACTATTTAGGCTTAGGATTAATTCCACAAGCAGGGGTAGCAATTGGGCTTGCTGCACTTGGTGCACGTGTCCTTGGAGGAGAACAAGGTCAAGCACTTGAAACAATCATTCTTGCATCTTCAGTTCTTTATGAACTCATTGGACCAGCTTGTGCTAAGTTATCACTTTATCTATCTCGTTCATATCATAGAGAAGAAAGACTTAAAGAACAAGTTGCATCAGCACCACTAACTAATCCACTTGGTGAAACTAAACAAAATGAATTAGCATTCACTGAAGCTGCAATTGAGCACCAAGAAGTAGCACCAGTTAAACTTGATAATGATTCAAAAATACCACTT
Coding sequences within:
- a CDS encoding prepilin peptidase — protein: MDYDTMGVLIFILGILIGSFLNAFIYRIPRGIKISTGRSQCTHCHKELKWYELVPVFSYIFLRGKCSGCGEKISILYPITELLTGVLYLFTHLIFGFQIEFFIYVLTITVMIPIIRIDYEHKYIPDRLNLSILVLGLIYTIHQAFTDLNILWINGLGFLIGALIIFIVRWIGQQIYKREAMGFGDLKLLAALGMLIGWQGVIFTFLIGCIIASIIEVTLIAVKVKQRDSEIAFGPYLVYAAIIYMFFGETLINFYMDLLGGVLYAVLHL
- a CDS encoding prepilin-type N-terminal cleavage/methylation domain-containing protein — encoded protein: MTKALKKGFTLVELIVVIAIIAILSTVSIVGYNVFVDNANRSKAEQELAQVESVLRASAISGLDAADAVDAELNVELKLVNNVLTLVFSSEVGDIAIEADQLATMNALLDLILAQVDLSNYALSIIPGLDVVYSYGDVLSLDSSIVVDFAA
- a CDS encoding type II secretion system protein; the encoded protein is MKKAFTLIELVVSIAVTSIVLLTVFSITTYTSSILLNHQIQEATFDELYLIDKYIENYIDQATSVEVIDESLVIDGTINISFDQANLKLIRNSIFILETKYIQNIEFSKDESLITVLLWISESDYMTLHYYKV
- a CDS encoding cation:proton antiporter encodes the protein MNIYELLGVESSVAITIISIGLMLFLGFLMTRVTKKLRLPNVTAYIVTGILIGPYVLNLIPREVVTGMDFLADIALAFIAFSTGEFFKFAVLKKNGMKVVIITLFESLLASILIFVVTFFFLKMNLAFSIVLAALAAATAPASTVMTIRQTGAKGDFVDTLIQVVALDDVVGLVAYSIAISIAVASQSGGAISIVEIGLPILQNLAMVVVGGLFGYILKFLLTSKRSKDNKLIITLAFIFLFCGIAAIFDISPLLGCMAMGTVYINVTDDDKLFKTMNYFAPPILLLFFVRSGVNFNLSALVNTSTFAGTVPLIVIGIVYFIVRIIGKYFGAYTGAAIAGKSKEVKNYLGLGLIPQAGVAIGLAALGARVLGGEQGQALETIILASSVLYELIGPACAKLSLYLSRSYHREERLKEQVASAPLTNPLGETKQNELAFTEAAIEHQEVAPVKLDNDSKIPLEEVEVKS
- a CDS encoding GspE/PulE family protein encodes the protein MYINEVFYQFLIEKNPKADQVKLKNLLAEANAKVAYLYQYLINQKVYREDEMYELLSVFYQLPLSEVGSLSIEDAVISAAPLYFLKELNILPFKNKDGKLSTALSEPHNLVKTNQLKAYYNLPLEIVLVTPTNLTTLFEYIENKQRKKEVLGSEVSKEVKDDEIDEIILANSPAVKLADSLLREAVASNVSDIHIEPFEEYVTVRFRIDGHLVENTKLPKPIFQQLLARFKIIANLNIAERRIPQDGKLQLTINEKDFDFRISTIPTIHGEKIVIRVYNMEMNSLSLESLGFFKDQFESVKRMIEKPYGIVLVTGPTGSGKTTTLYSFLKELNREDVNITTVEDPVENQLKGINQIQINPKANLTFSSALRAILRQDPNIIMIGEIRDEETAQMAIRAAITGHLVFSTLHTNDAVGAITRLMDMGVPRYLLADAISGAIAQRLARKLCPHCKEKVKVTAGEAERLGVSKYTYIYKPIGCSECFNTGYRGRKAVFEVINFDNKLKKLIENQDVNTEDIRENVINSKVTFLKDNFKQLVIDGVTSIEEYDSLVNYD
- a CDS encoding type II secretion system F family protein; its protein translation is MPYYTYKAQDLSGKQFKGETDAFDENDLKVKLKKQNLHLVDFKLKVNKGPNMFLQVSSTPSKNEVVLFIRQLSIMVSAGISVEDAVKTINNQTKSGALKNILIKVEEELYKGSLFSEALAKFPKVFPAYFRNMIYIGEVSGQLPKVLIKAADFYERDAKLKRKASTAIVYPAFLFVAIIAVFIFLITFIVPSFETTLTQMNAELPAITRFVLDLSHFLTRNWVYLLGGFIILIALIFIWFKTKSGKYVKDWLKLNIPVIKKVNFYLITTRFSKGLSVLVSSGLNVMDSIGIIGKLMDNVVFEAKFQYVIDEIKRGKKIHRSIEHISFFPPMLIEMINVGESTGNLDEVLDITSLYYDEVLETTISKATQLLEPTMVVFAGGLVGFVILSIFLPMISMMSSI
- a CDS encoding type II secretion system protein; this translates as MTKRGFTILEVVVSVAIISTIFLSILILLSLVSNYQLKKEDAWKTHRLIENIHALYLADPTYFDIGENTIYFNENFILVVDEKDAYFTVTYTLEFLNDIYELEIHDLHTKVYTYKSIINLGKWVVS
- a CDS encoding LysR family transcriptional regulator encodes the protein MDIKLKTLIAVCEEGSFTKASDILALTQPAVSQQIKSLEQDFRITIFDKRKKKLELTPEGELLLRYAKRIDQLTLNLQSTFDGMKKNVNFQQTLTVGVTHTLESNIIAKAIAQYTAENNAFHVRLISDSVKNLYQKMKTYEVDLIIITGNINDKNFDFITLDNDSLAVAVANDNPLSKEESVSLQKLSKEKLILRSKTSDTRLLFESHLKTKFMEISDFNVILELDNVEVIKDLVRDNFGTSILARKSCIREIKKNRFKLINIDGIDMTRQINIYFHKDFSYINELKRMITIYNQLITQ